tctagaactttcaggtgtgctgttaagttgctagtgtgagcgCTCTCCAATTTCCTTTAATGCTGTGAGCTTTCCTTCTAGCACCATCTTCACTGTGCCCATGAGTTTGGAtgctgtgtgttcattttcatggATTCTAGAAAgcctttaattcctttctttatttctgtctcaacccatttttcattcagtaaggAGTGGCTCAGTTTCcgtgagtttgtaagctttctgttgtttctgttcttgttgatATCCTGCTTTGGTTTGCAGTtgtctgataggatgcagggaATTGTCTCAATTTTcctgtatctgttgagatttgctttgtgaccaaatgtgtggtcaattttgaaaaaaaaaaatctgtgaagtgctgagaagaaggtagattcttttgtgtttgggtggaatattctgtaaatatctgttagattAATTTGGCTGAATAAGTCAGTTAGCGctagtatttctctgtttagtttctgtctggttggcctgtccattggtgagaatggGGTACTATCAGTGTGTGAGAGTCAAGATGTGATTTAAGGTCTAATagtgtttcttaaaaaaataggtgcttttgtgtttgggatcgatgttaagaactgaaatgtcatcttggtgtATTTTTTCTTGTGGTTAATATGTAGTATCCTTCCACAGTTCTTTTGATAAAatttattagatattaaaatgacaCCAGATTGCttgttgggtttgtttgcttagaatatctttttccaaccctttaccctgaACTAATGTCTACCCCTGGTGTTGAGGTGTATgttttgtatgcagcagaagaattgATCCTGTTTATAACCATCTGTTAATCTGCATCTTTTTATCGGAGAATTGAgtcattgatattgagagatattagatatcaatgattgttaattcctgttattttgctgctggtggtggtggtgtgtatgtgctttcattctttgggttttgctggcatgagattatttatttcctatgtttCCATGTGTGTAATTAACCTTGgtttagagttttccttctgtAGGGCTGATTTGTatatagatattgtttaaatttgattttatcatggaatgtcttaaagtgattgaaagttttgctgggtatagtaatctcgGCTGGCACCTGTGGTCtccagcacatctgtccaagaccttttgtattttagagtctccattgagaagtcaggtgtaaatcTAATAGGTCTGTCTTATATGTTAGTTGGTCTTCTCCCTTGacgcttttaatattctttctttgttctgtatgtttagtgttttgattattatgtgctgaggaaacttttctggtccaatctatttgatgttctgcaTGCTTCTTGTAACTATATAGGTATTTCCTTCTTTAAGTTAGGAAAATTCTCTTCCATGGTTTTGTTGACGATATTTTCTAGGCCTTTGAATTTTTTgtattcttcttcttcctttattcctattattcataaatttgttcttttcatagtgtcccaaatttcttggatgttttgtgtcaagagtttttaagatttaacattttctttggtcaatgtattcatttcttctattgtatcttcaaagtctgagattctctcttccatctcttgtattctgttggtgaagttCACCTCTGTAGTTTCTGCTCATATTtctaaacttttcattttcaggattccctcagtttgtgttttctttattttttctataaccattttcaggtcttgaacagtattatttctttccttctattgtttttattttcttcactttctctttaaagacctctTTCATCTACATATTAAGGTCTTTTTCAGCTCTGTTGGAATATTTAGAACCTGCTGTGGTGGGATACCTGGGCTCTGTTGGAGACACATTATCCTGACTGTTATTTATTGTGTTCTTATGCTGGCAACTAGGTATCTGGATTTGGGGTGGTTATAGCTCTAGGTGTTGATttctgggtttctctttgtttggTGGGTGTTTTGATACttaatttctgtttcctctctggattttgaGAAAGTGTGCTGCCTGCTCAGCCGGTGTGTTCCCTGGGAATGCTGGGGAGAGATGATCTGTTGCAGTGCTAGGGGTGACCCTGAGAATTGGGTCTGGGGGAACAGAGAGTGGGGAAGGTCCACAGGCAGCCTACCTGGTCCCAGAgctctggtattaaaggtatacaTCACCATGACCAGCTCTGTGCCAATGATTTTTTTGTTAATAATCAGGAGAATCACTGATGAATATACCCTTTTTTCATTACATTTCATAGGTGTCTGAGAGTAGGGATGTTATTACTCCAGATTTAGAGCCATTAATTAAGGCTTTGGTCGTAGAGAAGGAAAAAGACTAGCAAGTATCCTAATGGTACTAGAGCCCTGTCTGTGGTCCAGGTGAGGATGTCCTGAggagttttgtctgcatgtctaaGTACACTGAGATAAAGCATTAGGTAAAGTAGAAGATACCCCAGGTGGAGCTAGAGCTGGGTGGGAACCTCCTGGCATCTGACTTGATTTCCACAGGTAATGGTATGGATCCATGGTGGTGGACTGTCTAGGGGTATGGCTTCCATTGTTGATGGATCCATGCTGGCAGCCAAGGAAGATGTGGTGGTGGTCACTATCCAGTACCGCCTGGGTGTTCTGGGCTTCTTCAGGTGAGTCTGGGGCTGGCTTTCACTGTGCAGTAAGGGATGAAGAGGAATAAGACAGCCCTGTGATTCCTTCTCTGCATCTTCTCAGCACTGGAGATGACCACGCCAGAGGAAACTGGGGCTACCTGGACCAAGTGGCCGCCCTGCGCTGGGTCCAGCAGAACATCGCCCACTTTGGAGGCAACCCTGACCTTGTCACCATCTTTGGAGAGTCTGCAGGTGGCACAAGTGTGTCTTCACAGGTTGTGTCCCCCATGTCCAAAGGACTCTTCCACAGAGCCATCATGGAGAGTGGGGTGACCCTGCTGCCTTACCTGATCTCTAACACCTCTGAggtggtctacacagtgagtcactTCAGCCATTGATGACCCTGCAGCCTCAGCCTCCACCCTCTGGTACTCTGGGAGTTTTCTCAATTGGGAAAACAAGGAGCATGGGAAATAGCTTCTTTCAGTACTTTCTGAGAGATTCATGGGTTAGAGTCCACTTCTCTCTATATAGGCTGGGTATAATAACCATGCATAAGTACCTTGTAGGGGCCATTATGTTCAGAAACATATGGGATAAAGATATGACTCAGTAGGTAtaaacataaggacctgagttcaaattccttcAGAAACCACAAAAAGCTGCATGCAGCAACAATTATGTGATATCATAGGATGAGATAGGAGGCAGAGAACAGAAAATCCCTGAAATGTCACAAATAAGATAGACTCTTGTTAGaaggaataaataatgaaagatcATCTCTCAAACAAGATGGGAAGTGAGGACTAGCAACCAAATGTTGTCCTCGAATCTTTGCATGGAAACCATGGTACAGGCATTCCTGAAGTCACATGTTGTGGAAATACACATGTAACTTATATTTAAAAGTGTTTAGGTAGAATAACCTCTCTGGCTGTCACATCTGAGCAACAAGAAAATGGGAATTTCATACTTTATTTCACCAGCACAAAGTGCAATGTGATATTTGGACACAATGCCAATCAACTGGGATTGGGAAAACTCTTCTACTTGCCTGAGAGGATGGATCAATTCCTGCCTGATCCCTTTACAGAAAGTGGTTGGCTTATCTGGTTGTGAGactatgaactcagagaccctgGTACACTGTCTGAGAAGCAAGAGTGAAGAGGAGATTCTGGCTATTAACAAGGTTGGGAGAGTCGTGTGACTTGGAGGACCTCATCAGTGGGATGTGGGAGAGTCAGTCCTTACTACTCTAAACAATTTACTTCTGCTCCATGGTTTAGTATCCTCTTAATCATGTGTGTAAAATGAGTACCAAATATCCTAATATATGTAGATTTTTGTCAGGGGTGGAGAAACATCCTGAGACAATTAAATGGGGCAGGGGTAATGGttagggtttctcagtggccaTCAGAATTGACCTCCATGTCCCTTGCATGTCCCGCAGGTCTTCCAGTCCATCCCTGCTGTGGTAGATGGGGTATTCCTACCCAAGCATCCCCAAGAGTTGTTGACTGCTGTGGATTTTTACCCTGTCCCCAGCATCATTGGAGTCAACAATGACGAGTATGGCTGGCTTCTCCCTATGGTGAGGCACAGTTCCAATTCTCTAGAAGTCTGGGGACTCATAAGGTGAGCAGAGGAAACTTGATCCATATCTATTTCACCGTATACTATAGAAAACTGTCCTCTCTCTGCCAGTCCCAGGGCTCTGAACAAATAATAAAGGGCATAACCAGAGAGACCCTGCCGGCTATCCTGAAGAACACAACAACACATATGGTAAGCCACCTTGAGTACTGCCTCCAATAGAAAGAGCCACTATGTATCCTTCCAGACAGCATGCCTACAAACAAAGATCTGTATGTGTGGTTCATGGAGGGCTCACTTCAGAACCTATGCCTTTCCCTCTACACCATGTCTTATCCCTGGCCACATTCTCCACACTGAGGCTGCTGCCTATCAAAACAAGAACCTGCCTAAACTCATTCTTCCTGATTCCCTGGTGTAGCTGTTACCTCCTGAGTGTAGTAACCTGCTAATGGAAGAGTATATGAACAACACTGAAGATGCCCAGACCCTCCAAATACAGTACAAGGAAATGATAGCAGACTATTTGTTTGTGATTCCTGCACTCCAAGTAGCAAAGTTTCAATGTGAGTATATCTGTGATGAGGCCTAGTTGGGAGGAGCTCAGAGCCATGAGTCCCAGATAAGCATAATAGTGTCAAGGTCGCCGCTCATGTCTGGATCACATCTCTGGTACCAAACTCCCGAGGACCATTACATTAGTATGTCTTCATTCTAGTGTAAGATAGGGAAGTGATATCTTATCCAGATACAAACAATGAAACAGGTTGCTGATACTCCATTGATTTGCCAAAACTACTCAGCTGGGAAGGCCAGGGTCACTGTTGAGCCAAAGGCTTTCCCATAACTAGTGTTCCAGCATGGGGCCGCCCACTTGACAATTATAACACCAGATAACTGTAAACCAACATAACTTATCACTAAGGGTTAGGCAGGAAAGTTACATGTATGATAATACTATGTAACTATGTGTCTGTACCTCTAGGCTCCCGTGCCcctgtctatttttatgaatTCTGTCATGTGCCCAGCTACGAAAAAGATACGAGGCCAGCCTATGTGAAAGCTGACCATGGTGATGAGATTCCCTTTGTTTTGGGGTCCTCCCGCTGGGGCATAAAACGTGAGTCTTCCTTGTGTTTCATGAGCTTGATGGGGTCACAGGTGGGTACCTGATGGGTAACTGAGCTCTCTGTCCAGCCGAGAAAATCAAGGCTCTGGGAGAGGACATAATCAAGTAAGCACCCTTTCCAACCTCAAAAAAGCTATACCCAGATTAGAATCTGGACCCttacaaatataatttattttcttagttacttttctattgctgcgatgagaTACTATGACCAAGTcatcttacagaagaaagagcttATTGGGACTTACAGGTTCAAAGGGTTAGTTAGAGTCTATGACCATCAAGGATGGGAGattagcagcatgcaggcaggcaaggcACTGGAAGAGTAGCTAACTAAAGCTTACATTCTGATCTAcaaacacaaggcagagagagcgcTAACCGGACCTGACTGgacttttaaacctcaaagccaactTCCAGTGatatgcctcctccaacaaggccatacctcctaattcttcccaaacaattccactaactggggaccacatattcaaatatatgagtctataggAGTCTTATCATTTGAGCCACCACACCTATGTTAGATGGAATGAGGACACACTGAACAAAACTGAATCTGGAAGCATTCAATTAGAGGTGTGGGTGGCTCTTGGATCCTTGGTGgtaaaggagggaaagaggcctAGAGTTCAAGAAAGGTCAGGCTACAGGAAGGATGGTGATTGAGGAGCATGAATAGGCAGCTGCATGGGGTGACTGGGACCTGGACCTTTGTCTTCCCCATGGCTACAGCTGACTTcactgaggaggaggagctgctgaGCAGGACAATGATGAAGTACTGGACCAACTTTGCACGACATGGGTGAGAGCACACCCCTCCCTCAACCTCCTCAGTGGTGGGTCACTATCTAGGGTTCCTTTGGTGGTTGATGACCTCATTAGTATGCATGGATAACTCATCACATGATAGAGTCCTCCTCACCCCAGGGCACACTTAAGTACATCGTACATATTGGTTACTGGTCATACTGCAGTGACCTGACAGGAGCTATGATATTGTTCTTTAGATTTTGCCTCTGAGAGGGAGACCCAAAATTATCCAGGTAGTCTTGCCCCACATGGAGCAGACACTAGTAAGTGACACTTGTATCCCTGTATAAGGACACGTGGCTCATCAGTCCCCTCAACCATTGACACAATTAGTCTACTACCCTGACACAAACTGGGGGATCACAACTTGTTTGAGCATGACCTTACCATTCCCTGCTGGGTGGCATATCCACAGGAATCCCAACAGCCAGGGTCTACCCAACTGGCCCATGATGGACAATGAGCAGTACCTGCAGCTGGACCTCCAGCCTACTGTGGGCCAagccctgaaggccagaaggctGCAGTTCTGGACCCAGACTCTGCCTGAGAAGATCCAGGAGCTAAAGGGGTCTCAGAATAATCACAAGGAGTAGTACCCTGTGAGAGGAATGGTGTGAAGGGCTGAATACACATGGGGTCAGCCTAACCTTCTTAGAGAATCCTGGTTAGAGTCTAACAGTCACATCACCATCCCTTACCTCTCCAATTGTCCATTCGGTCTGCATGTACGACAAACCCTTGGTGTGTCACTCGTTCCTCAACATGCTGGGACACCTTGTATGAGACTCAGTGAATGCTCCCATGACTGTAGATGTGTGACCCCTAGGTGCCCCAATCTTCTTTCACTGTCCCCTGGGACAaggccctttccttcccttcctttcttcatctgctcgcatcccctctcctcttctccaagcCCCAGACAGTCTTCAAATGAAAGAGGAgctttggaaatatttattatatgggAGTGGACTGTGTCAAAATCCTATGTTCTCTCAGCAAGTCTCATGCTTCTTATTTGTAAGTGGCCAATAAAGAAACCTAATAGCCAAAGTCCTACCTATTGTTTTTATGTATTCAGTCAGGTTATTGTTCCAATATTTCACAAATTGCAAGCTGAGCTCTGTAATAGGTATCTGTGGGCCCTGCTATTCAGAGACCTAGACAGAAAGATTATATGATTCCCACAGATTCAGGacagcctgagcaacatagtaAGACCAACATCTCTAAACAAATTATAATCTGGATAACatacaaatagcaaaaaaaattatacatgttTATAAACCAAGAAATCCAAGGCCAAATGTCATCAGATTTGCTCTGTGGTGAGAGTTAGGCCTCTGGCTCAGAAGATTTCACATTGCATCCTCCTTGGATAGAATGAGCAAACAATGACACTCTTGGACCTTCCCAGAGTTGTAACTCTTAATAGCATTGGATCAGAAATTAGATTTCAGCAAATAAATTTGATAGCTTTCAGATCATAGCTCATAAAGGTCTCTTTTATTGGCCACAAATGATGCCaactgatgagaaaaaaaatccctacatATGTCCCCTGTATACGAAATTTTACAAATGCCTGCAGAAGCAGAACTAGGCATGTTCATGGGATTTTCGATCTGGGTCAGGAGTTAGGGAGTTGATCAGAACTACATGGGTTTCTCAGTGCCCCATTTTCTAAAGTTTGCTCTTAGGATCAGGAGTTCTGCAGGCAGTGTGAAGCCCACCCTTGCTTGAATCTGTCACCTCTGTGAAAATGATTGTCCAATGAGTGTGTCCTGGAAATGGGGCGGTATCAGAAGAGACCCTTGTCCCTGCTGCCCTGAGCAAGCTTCTCCTTGTATGGAGTTGTCTTCTTGCCCTCATGGATCCTCCAGAAGCCTCTTGACTTCCTGGTCATCCCCTAATCTTCTTGATAGTCTGTGTGATTGATTTCCTTAAATGTTTCAACCCCAGCAGTACAAAGTCTCTTGCACTTTGACCCTTACAAAGGTGCCAAATTCTGCTCTGTCTGTACTTTCACTTCCCCGGAGCACTTTCTCTTTCATTAAGGAGTGGTGAGTGCCTTGTGTCCTGCAGGCCCTAGGACCTCCCCATTCCTCTACCTCTCACCATCTCGCCCTACTtgggccatttctccagagcTCAGTCCCCCCTTTCCCAGCCACTGCACTGAATACAAATCATAATGCACCATGACCTTTGGGTTGAAAATAAAGATGTCATGTTGCCTACTTAGGAAATAGATGAGGCTAATGTTGAGCCTTGATTAAGAAACTGAGCAGAGGGATGCTCTTGCCCAGGCCTTAATGCATTGCTGCAGTCCGGGTGAGACCAGTAGTTGGCTGCACCTCACCAGGCAGTCAGGTTGGGGCTTCAAGCCTGAAAGCTTTCATTGCTGTAATCTAGGTGTCTGCTGACAACCACTGCCCACCACAGCTGAAGACTTTCCTGGTTCctagaaggaaaatatttgaaaatatttttaaaggaggtggtggtggtgcagtgTGGTATGTCATGGACTGGAGAAATATAAATGGAGGAATATAAAaggaagagataggaactctctggagtgtggagtctgataattcgtggagacaggatctcatcctTAACTAAAGTTTTGGTATGGGTAGAAGGTCTCGCTAGTGGtttgcttttttacttttctgatcttcagtttgaaccccaacatctgcctctgggtttttactatttGTGCTACAGTTCAGAGTCTACTCACTTTACCTTGGGCTGGTTTTAGCTTCTTGTCCCACTCTATAActgagtttcttccttccttccttccttccttccttccttccttccttccttccttcctaccttccttccttcctgttggggcagctggcccaatccctgcgttcaggggcgtggctgctccagcggggtagcattccccttaaataggatcggggcgccggaaggagccccgttttgattcttccctgcgtaccttctgctccactggacccttggatctgtaagttcccttattctccccttgtattaaagttaattaattataaaaggactatcgtggttatttcctaacccctccgaccgctggcagccaccacatctggcgcccaacgtggggctaaatccacttaaaaaccttacgtgggacaGAACGCGGACCGCTCCGCACCGCGGGACCAGACAAAACTGCGGCTCGCTCCAGCCCCGCGGCGCGAGGTGGTCCAGCAGCCAGTCGTTGGGAGTCCCGCAAGCGcgcgttccccctccctcccagacgaaaccgcggctCGCTCAGGCCCCGCGGCACGAGGTCGTCCAGCAGCCGGTTGTTGGGAGTCCCGCGAGCGcgcgttccccctccctcccagactaAACCGCAGCTTGCTCCGACCtgccaagccacctgaaaccaccTGTACCCCAAAGTCTGCTGCGGTCGGCAGATTCCTGCTCCTGCTCGCGCGCCCCactgcactccccctccccccacctcagggcgccaggtcgcccgccaaatcgtttgtgaagttcttgcagggaaccgaagctcACCCGCCAgggtttgtgcagcttttgccgaGGTTCACCGTTGGTTTTGAACTACCGGAACGTCGCCgctgcttccccagctactgtgctctgcgcgggacgccatctttggttttcccaaaacacgtgaaactcgatgcactgcgccatctagtggcagacaacggtaattacaggtaatttttcatctAATCGGAATCAGCATTTAGATTGAccatgtctgataatatcactattaaaggattctataatttgtttaattacacgatgactgaatttttgagcgatacagatgtggttccctttggctggatatttacagggcttggtatcttctttatttttgtttgtttcattacaacgtggttggaaaataaaaaggagatagagtccttacaggcaggagctaaaaaactaaacaaggacataactggtttggaaaacactaataaacagcttgaaaagacggttgcagctctcgaggaaaggaataatagactttcctctgagatggccactaataaacaacttgaaaagatggttgcagctctcgaggaaaggaataatagactttcctctgagatggctttgttacttgagaaatttggaactttccaggagaagtttgaatttcatgaggaaaggaataacagatctctctctgagatggctttatcacttgagaggaaaatgcaaggtatggagtcaggaacaacggatctgaatcataagttacaatccctgtcggtagaaactgaaacattatctgaggagattcgaaccgttaaatgtattaacaagactttatcaaagagctatgaaagattgctggacagaatttcaatacaagatggcaccattcatgccatgaaaattctgtccaaggatgagacgttatcggtgttggacaaacttcatacccttgaatcctctatgaaagccttggaacataatactgggcaagagattgaggcattgcagaaggcaatggtaaatagatttgaaaagatcgaggaaattatggactctcatgaacaggagcaaatagtacaaaagaaagtcccaaccccatcgaatagaactctctgggatagcttcaatagaactctacctattttcccagtgataactacagaaaaggtgactggttctaaaaaccctaagatcaccaaggaatatacatgggaacctatccgtatgaatgatctgaaagaaattaaacaagctgttatgaattttgggatgcatagctcctttgttaaggagatgctaaagtcttggtcccttacaattaacccaacccctagggactggttggacctagtctcagctgttttagagaatggtcatcagttgagctggaagtgcatgtttagacaagaggctaggcttttagaacagcaggaaagatcaaagggagttgacatcaccctagatcaaattatgggtgaaggactttattctgatcctctagaacaagctaattatgatgaacacactctatccatatgtactaccgcagccttgaaggcttgggacagggttcaagacccaagacagagaacggaatcatatatcagagttaaacaagatccgagagaaccatttgtggactttttacatagactaactaaagctgtacaaatagggatatctgacccagaagcaaggcaggtaataattgagtccttggcttatgagaatgccaatgtagagtgcaaaagggttttgacgcctctaaagatcagatcagcacccctggaggaatgggtcttacatacaatgaatattgaatcaaATGAGATTCACGCCCATCatgccgataagtgggtagaagacgccattgccaacggtacaagaagatatcagaataccaaatgttttaattgtggcagaatgggacatatgaaatggaattgcagacaaaggacttacagaaataataataataataatgcctttgccaggaataacaggaatagaaggcctcagccttcagggttatgtaggagatgtgggaaaggtagacattgggatagtgaatgcaaatcatcaagagataggcaaggaaatccgctgcaggcgggaaacgccatgggggggcctctcgcaagcccccatggcgaatgtggtccagtcatttcccgttacaacggagaacatgccttgtcaggacaattagaaatccccatgtctgctgttggaagcaaaaatagcccaaaagatgaattacgtgtattttggcaaacttctataagtgatcaaagaccaaagttaagagtgtgtgtaaatggcattttcattactggcctgctggacacaggagcggatgttagtatcattactccagaatcttggcatccgtattggccactacaggatgtaaatgttcgacttttgggaattgggaccctatctcgagtaaggcaaagcactagatgggtcgaatgcatcagtcctgagggacagataggaaaattaaggccatatgtagctaatattgcagtaaatttatggggtcgtgacctattgcagcaatggaatactcaaattaacattcctgctgcctctagagcatatatttctgaggaaaacatcaaaaggtattacagatggcaaaaaccagccattcaggctgtacaagaacacaaaccaatggatgcccctccagaaccaccaacagccctacctctaaaatggttgactgagaaaccgatatggacaaaacaatggcctttatctgaggaaaagttgcaagctttagaacagctagtacaagagcaattggatgctcaacatatagaagaatctaccagcccttggaattctcctgtatttgtggttaagaaaaaatctggtaaatggagaatggtgacggatctcagagctataaacaggattattcaacctatgggctctctgcaagctggacttcctttgccttctttattaccaaaaggatg
This is a stretch of genomic DNA from Arvicola amphibius chromosome 15, mArvAmp1.2, whole genome shotgun sequence. It encodes these proteins:
- the LOC119801725 gene encoding acylcarnitine hydrolase-like — encoded protein: MPSCKHRGWLIAGACVLLLIAVACGLVFLLRAHGEDSASPIRTTHTGQVRGSLVHLNGTKERVYIFLGIPFAKPPLGELRFAPPEPPEPWSGVRDGTTYPAMCLQNPDAVNAESLAMMKLSVPSISMSEDCLYLNIYTPAHAHEGSNLTVMVWIHGGGLSRGMASIVDGSMLAAKEDVVVVTIQYRLGVLGFFSTGDDHARGNWGYLDQVAALRWVQQNIAHFGGNPDLVTIFGESAGGTSVSSQVVSPMSKGLFHRAIMESGVTLLPYLISNTSEVVYTKVVGLSGCETMNSETLVHCLRSKSEEEILAINKVFQSIPAVVDGVFLPKHPQELLTAVDFYPVPSIIGVNNDEYGWLLPMSQGSEQIIKGITRETLPAILKNTTTHMLLPPECSNLLMEEYMNNTEDAQTLQIQYKEMIADYLFVIPALQVAKFQCSRAPVYFYEFCHVPSYEKDTRPAYVKADHGDEIPFVLGSSRWGIKPDFTEEEELLSRTMMKYWTNFARHGNPNSQGLPNWPMMDNEQYLQLDLQPTVGQALKARRLQFWTQTLPEKIQELKGSQNNHKE